A window from Halomicrobium urmianum encodes these proteins:
- a CDS encoding undecaprenyl diphosphate synthase family protein yields the protein MALYDRYLASRVQLSDAALPETVALVITERDLLSGGAYGTLERFLDLAFRFGADRVVVYVSVLDESAVPTLESEFQDLRAPRDVAVRVPEDDEPADAPIQISIGLGGKHEFAIAVRGIAEEVAAGDLDPEDVDEDAIEGRLVFPTAPDLVIKTGAERLSDFMIWQSVYSELYFTDVNWQNFRDRDYLRALRDYQERQRRFGR from the coding sequence GTGGCTCTCTACGACCGGTACCTGGCGAGCAGGGTGCAACTGAGCGACGCCGCCCTCCCCGAGACGGTGGCGCTCGTGATCACCGAACGCGACCTGCTCTCCGGCGGCGCGTACGGGACGCTGGAGCGCTTTCTCGACCTGGCCTTCCGCTTCGGCGCCGACCGGGTCGTGGTCTACGTCAGCGTCCTCGACGAGAGCGCCGTCCCCACCCTGGAGTCGGAGTTCCAGGACCTCCGGGCACCCAGAGACGTCGCCGTCCGCGTCCCCGAGGACGACGAACCCGCCGACGCGCCGATCCAGATCTCGATCGGTCTCGGCGGCAAGCACGAGTTCGCCATCGCCGTCCGCGGCATCGCCGAGGAGGTGGCCGCCGGCGATCTGGACCCCGAGGACGTCGACGAGGACGCCATCGAGGGCCGACTCGTCTTCCCGACTGCCCCCGACCTCGTCATCAAGACCGGTGCCGAACGGCTCTCCGATTTCATGATCTGGCAGTCCGTCTACTCCGAACTGTACTTCACCGACGTGAACTGGCAGAACTTCCGCGACCGGGACTACCTCCGCGCGCTGCGGGATTATCAGGAGCGTCAGCGGAGGTTCGGACGGTGA
- a CDS encoding DUF92 domain-containing protein codes for MTSTVRRAAAFAFVGSLSLVVPALSVVRSLPAVAPVWTAATETVAATAPFVLIAVLALTVIDEGLLFDLFERPGDRQEGKLYGLAGFALAVAGLALLSVQFGLPVWAFVGSVFALSWGNVGERAVDAVTDERVVATSGFVAAGFLAATLGSAVAATLVGRTLTGEFVALLAFLGASAGLLGALLRSVLFERDDPLVLLSIGIVLWLFADLPIDTTATRVAVALGVTAGLGYVSYALDTASLPGMLTGVFLGLLTIVLGDFRWFAMLITFFGLGGLSTKFHYDEKLDRGIAEENEGARGSGNVLANSLVALVAVLAAAASPSHTGVDPVLLLFAFSGSVSAAMSDTFSSEFGGLYDNPRLITTLERVEPGTDGGVTWQGGVAGAVGAALIAGIAAGLFGRVGLVGGAVIMAAGVAGMLVDSLFGATIEGQWVGNQGVNFLATLAAAVVAAALAIAVVPL; via the coding sequence GTGACATCGACGGTTCGCCGGGCAGCGGCCTTCGCGTTCGTGGGATCGCTGTCATTGGTGGTCCCGGCGCTGTCCGTCGTCCGGTCGCTCCCGGCGGTGGCCCCGGTGTGGACGGCCGCCACGGAGACGGTCGCCGCGACGGCGCCGTTCGTCCTCATCGCCGTCCTCGCGCTGACGGTGATCGACGAGGGGCTACTGTTCGACCTGTTCGAGCGCCCCGGGGACCGCCAGGAGGGGAAGCTCTACGGGCTGGCCGGGTTCGCGCTGGCCGTCGCCGGCCTCGCGCTGCTGTCCGTCCAGTTCGGCCTGCCGGTCTGGGCGTTCGTCGGGAGCGTCTTCGCGCTCTCCTGGGGGAACGTCGGCGAGCGGGCCGTCGACGCGGTGACCGACGAGCGGGTCGTGGCGACCAGCGGGTTCGTCGCGGCCGGGTTCCTGGCGGCGACGCTCGGCAGCGCCGTCGCGGCCACGCTGGTCGGCCGGACGCTGACCGGGGAGTTCGTCGCCCTGCTGGCTTTCCTCGGGGCGAGCGCCGGGCTGCTCGGCGCGCTGCTTCGCTCCGTGCTCTTCGAGCGCGACGACCCGCTCGTGCTGCTGTCGATCGGAATCGTCCTGTGGCTGTTCGCGGACCTGCCCATCGACACGACGGCGACGCGGGTGGCCGTCGCGCTGGGCGTCACGGCGGGGCTCGGCTACGTCTCCTACGCGCTCGACACCGCCTCGCTGCCGGGGATGCTCACCGGGGTCTTCCTCGGCCTGCTGACGATCGTCCTCGGGGACTTCCGGTGGTTCGCCATGCTGATCACCTTCTTCGGCCTGGGCGGACTCTCGACGAAGTTCCACTACGACGAGAAGCTGGACCGGGGCATCGCCGAGGAGAACGAGGGCGCGCGCGGCAGCGGGAACGTGCTGGCCAACTCCCTTGTCGCGCTGGTGGCCGTGCTCGCCGCCGCGGCCAGCCCCAGCCACACCGGCGTCGACCCCGTGCTCCTGCTGTTTGCCTTCTCGGGCTCGGTCTCCGCGGCGATGAGCGACACCTTCTCCAGCGAGTTCGGCGGGCTCTACGACAATCCGCGGCTGATCACGACGCTGGAGCGGGTCGAGCCCGGCACCGACGGCGGCGTCACCTGGCAGGGCGGGGTCGCCGGGGCCGTCGGCGCGGCGCTGATCGCGGGCATCGCCGCCGGCCTGTTCGGTCGGGTGGGCCTCGTCGGCGGTGCGGTGATCATGGCCGCCGGCGTCGCCGGCATGCTCGTCGACAGCCTGTTCGGCGCGACCATCGAGGGCCAGTGGGTCGGCAACCAGGGCGTCAACTTCCTGGCGACGCTGGCGG